The DNA window AAAACCTTAttgttatataataaaaatcttGTCATACTTTCAAAAATATGCAAGTCTAAACAAATAGATGCTCCTCattttgtcatcatcatcattacaAGAAATTTACACCCATATCATATCAGGCACACGGTAAGAATATGATGAAATAATGACAGagttatcaaaataatataCTAATCTAACAcccaaaataataaatgaagCAAACTGCATTTTATGCAAACAGAAAAGATAGCATCAACTCGATAAAATAccaaaaagataattataaaaAGGGATGCGATTACTTTGGCATAATTGTATGCCTGCCAGCAGAATGGCTCCTCTAGATCAACTGGAGGAAGATCCTTGTTCATTTTCTCCATCAAATGTTCTTCATTGACCATGTTGCTAGCATTTTCTGCCTCATTATCACTATCTTCGTCAGCAGTGGCTCCAATAGACCTAGAGGACGGCACCCTTTGGTTTTGCCATGGTGCAAACTTGACTGTTCCTGGGAAAGTCACCTCAATACTTTTTCCAGACAGTCCACGTCCACTTGGCACTATTTTCCACTCTACAGAGTGATCAGAAGTTGAAACTGTTCCGACAGAAGGAGTTCCATCCAAAGATACAATCCTTCTCCTAGGAAAGGGCATAATCACACTACAAAACTCCATTGTCAAAGGAGCCTTATAACCTTCCATTAGACGCAACTTGAATAGAAATGCACCTTTGTCCTCCGAAACCATTGACAGCTGATAAAATCCGCTAACCGGTGGTCCGAGGGCACAAGTTGCCTGATAGCGCATTAACACAAAATTACCTAATGGTGGAGAAAACATCACACCCTGCTTATCCAGACCTTGATCTGAAACTTGAGCACAAGGGTGATAGGATGAAACCTCAAGGTTGGCTGTGTTCACTCCTGACAAGGGCAATGACACATCTGGCAAGCCTTCCAGATCAGCACGACAATTCAATTGACCAGAAATTGATATAATATCCGGAATCTCATCTCTATCATACAGAGCTGCATGAACAGTCTCATGAATTGTAAACAATACTCTCTGCTTTCCCTTGTACAAATATGGCTTCCAAGCTGGTTGCTTCTGGTCAGCAGGAGGCAAATCTGATGCAGAAAAGCCATTGGCCttgatattaaaaatatttgagtaATTAAGGTCCAAAGGAGTGCCTGTATGCAAAATAAACAGATGGATTAAATTTACAAGCAATAAGTAACTGCAAGCTTATCTTGAAGAAACACTAAAACTATGAGATGAGAAATACCATAATAAAAAGTACCAACCAAATGGCATTGAACTACTAATAAATGTTCTCAGTGCATCTTTATCCAAAGGCCTAGACCCAAATTTTTGACTATCTGCTGTAGCTAATCCTGGTACAGCTGCACCCAATGGAGCAGAAGAAGCAACTGATGGAGCTACCGGTTTTGGCCTGGAAGATATGCCTATACTACCAGTTAGTGAATCAAACAGCCCTCCAACAGAGGGAGCTGAACTTACAATCACTTCAGGCTCTACTACGTCGCCTGTAATTATGTCACCGATGGCGTGAGCTATCATAAATGCCCTGTAAAACGAAAGGAAAAGCGATAAGATATCTCTGTTGAGAAGTTCATAAAAGGAAGTAAAAGTCCACTACCATTATCTGGGACTGTGGCCAATCAATTCAGTGTATAAGAACCAACAATGAACCACAATCAATCCCGTCAAGGAAAACATAACGAAAATCTTTATTCTATATGGTAAATGTGGTAACCTTTCAAACAAACATTTCGAAAACAACCTACACCAAAAATAGCCACCAGATCAGACACTTGTATAGAATGCTTGTTGGAATGcgaaatacacattgaaaatgaGTGAAACAATACATGTATGCATACGCAAATACATGGTGCTGAACTGCTGATTCGGTAGCTAATTTTTGGTGTGCACATAGCATTTTTGTTTCACAAATTGCTCTTATGGACGGTAACCTGATAAATCAATAAAGCATGATAATCCTGAATGTTAGTTCAAATTTTGCAAGTAACTTAACTTACCATACCCTGTTATTGAGGGAAGTTGGATCAAAAGCGAAGACAAACCATGGTCAAGGCCAAGAGCACTTCCACAATCAGGTCTCTTACACAAACTTGCATAAGCCTTTAAATGCTTAGGTTCGACGAATGGCAGAACAAGAATAGTGAAAAGGCCCCTTATGTGCAATATTAAAGGCCACAAGAGATTCTTTTGCTCCTCTTTGGTAATGTAAAGGGATACGATATGACGAGTGATAGGATCATCGATCCAAGAATCAGATCCCGGAGAGGATTGATGAGTTCTACGTACGCCGAATCCGCGAGCAGATCCTTCCCTTTGCTTTCTGTCCATGAAAGCATCGGCGAGTTCAGAGTCGTTGGGAATTGAAGTGAAGAGCTCATCGCTCTCGAAGTTCAAAGCAGCTCGCCAACGCTTTTCTACAACAGGGAATCTCCTAAAGGAAAATGGAATCGTAAATTCGAAGTTCAATATATCTGCTGAGAGATTGAGAGAGAGTAGGACCTGGAGAAAACGACGGCGTCGAGGTTGTTGAGAATCCAGATAGCTCTTATGCTGCATCCACCGGCCATGCGTTGCGGTTAgggaaccaccaccaccaccaccactgaCGCACACACAAAATACAAGCAAGTAATTTAATttcgagaaaaaaaaaagaaactaaattttttaaatattttgtcaaAGATTATTTTAAATAGAGATTTAGGTGCACTAAGTGGCCTAAATGTTTGAGGTATGAATGATTTTAGTGTGCAAGACAACAATATTggaatattttagtattttatactacaaaaatactatttgtgtattaaaattagctactaaaattaattattaaaatatttatatataaatatatttatattttaacatgtattttatacgaataattaattttaatagctaattttagtatatatttatcATAATTGTTTATACTATTATAGTAACAAAGCCTATAAAATATCATTCACGTTTTATAGGACAATttactataataaataaattggtATCTAATATTATCAgattacataaaatataaaacggATACTAAAAtgcattttttataatttatgtaAATCGCGACAAGAGTCCCGCGATTTACGAATACACGTAATCCGTTACAGGGGTGTCGCGGGTTACGTTGTAGGAAAAATAAGCATAATCCGCGACAGAGCAGTTTATGCATTAGTATAAATACACTTTAGGAGTCTCGCGGATTACATTTAAGGTGGTTGTAAgattttttagagagagaatgagaggttttctagagagagaaaaagagagaaaagtgtGGATTGGTTGAGTTGAGATCAGGCCGGGACTATAACGGAAGCACGTAATCTTTACATGCTCAACGGCGTTACGCACGTTGCTGGCAGCATAAACGAAGATGTTAGTTTggttatttttagttaatatatttcgtataatattttttcaatgatTGTAATTTAGGTATTTAAATttagatttaaattattattttaaatcataaaattttgtatttaattaatttagattaaGGTCTTGAATCGTTTATGCCtttcattaaattttgtgattagaAAATAGGAACTGTATGTTACCTGtttaaactttaatattttatttttagtgttaGATTACTTTAAATTAGTGTTGGATTTTTTATATGTTTGGTTTTTTCTGTCACATGCTCCAGCTGACTAGGTGTATTTATAGAGTTCGGAGGCAGCAGAACATGTCTCTGCATGACAGGATCGTACCCTATCTGGAGAAGGCTGGTTTATATCACCTGGTGAGGCTCAACGCTAGGTGGTTCTAGTTGGACGAGCCCTTCATCAGCTCTTTCATTGAGAGGTGGCGTCCTTAGACGCATATTTTTCATATGCCTTTTGGAAAGTGCACTATTACGCTGCAGGATGTATCATACCAGCTGGAGCTGTCCGTGGATGGTTTACCTGTATTCAGGTGCCTAatagattttgaaaagcttataGAAGAAGGCAAACCGGCGTGGGAGTTGTTTTTTCAGGAACTGTTTCGAGAGCTTCCACCACAGAATAAGGTAAAGCAGTATACAATCCACTTCACCTAGTTTCATGAGAGGTTCAGGGTGCTGCCGGATAATGCTATGGAAGAGACCATACGCATATATGCACGGGCTTATATTATGATGCTGCTTTCCACTCAGTTGTTCGGTGACAAGAGTGGAAagcagatctcatccgagatgaCGACCCTTCGCATTTTCAGCACCATATCCCACAGGATCAGATGCAGAGACCCCGCCCAGATGGACGTTGCACAGGGGTACCGCCCAGATATGGAGGATATGCAGCGGTATCAGCTCCACATGTCTGACTCTCAGGGGTTCCACTCCCAGTCTCATGTAGACTTGAATGAGTCTGCTAGTAGCCCATATGACAGTTGGTTGGGCATGGGAGGGACGCCTCCATCTGCATTTGGCGTGGGCATGCCCATCGATCCTCCAGCACAGTAGCGCCAGAGGCCAGTCAGAGTGAGACGAGCTGCTCGATGTGGTACATGTTCTAATCTCCTAGGCTTATTTAGATATGACTCTCACGAAGAGGATGAGGACAAGCATGAGCCGTAGCtgtttatttcatgttttcatcATGATACCTATGTATGTCAGATTTATCGTGTACTTTTGTATTATATGATGGTACTTAGTTTATTTCCATGAACTTGTGTGTGTGTTATATATGTTTTTGTTTACCATACActtactttattttatgtttgtgcAAACTGCTCATTAACGCATAAATCGCTAGACCCCTATCGCGGTTTATGCACACTCGTCATTCACACATAAACTGCAACACCTATATCGCGGATTATGCTTATTTTTCCTATAACGTAATATGCGGGATCCCTGTCGTAGTTTacataaattatgaaaaaaaatgcaTTTTGGTATCTACTTTGCATTTTGTATAATCTAGTAATATTAGatgtcaatttatttattatagtaaATTGTCCcgttttataattaaaaaaataactataaaaaattaacattttattaaaaaatattattttaattataaaaaaccgTTAGACTCACAACAATGTATAATACATAATTTGagttgttttttaaaaatttatacttaataatctaatataaatgcatgtgtatgtttgtttgctttttgttttattatttttatgttataccATTTCtgtgtattttttgtatttaaatattttaaatttagatataaataaaatgttagaataaattatggtttttttttaagaagaaagtattatttttgttttcaaaatttttcttaacATATTAAGAATTTGAAACGTTGTAAACTTTAATAGCacaatttaaacattaaaaataattttaaaatttatttcaaatattaagaataaaaataatactttaatttattttaatgaacAACGGAGCTAAATgtacgaaaaagaaaaagatttcaccaaaattatagtcttttgtgattaataaaataaaactcaatttttaaaataataatcaccaatagtattaaattttaagtaattattattcaatttcaCTTCGAATATGTGCTTAGTCAACATTAAAAAATCAATGGAATTAAgtatcttttaaatattgttCTTTATTCAACCtttgaaaatttgaagcaaAAGAACTGATGACATtacaaataattttagttaaaaaattaacacaaggaAATACTAAcaagttttatattttctaaaaccaAATATACTTTGGAGAGAATTTCGATTTCATATAAAAGCGTTACTGTACTTCAGTGATGAAGATAATCATTTTTTGGTAGACAATAACATCTAAAATATTGTAACCCGTTGACTTTTGATTTAGCATTTCTAACAACATCCCATTATCTTGTTATGGAAAATGAAAGGATTCAAATCGTGGAAGTTCCTTGCCTCTGGTAAAACACTCGCACAACTTTTATTTTGTACAAAATTTCCATGTTAATTTTATCTTGTTCAGATTAAAGCATTTACCTTTTTTAACCCATATTAGTTATTACTTAACAAAATCATTATCAACCGTACAAGAGATTTCGCTAAACTTGGTCCGATATTTTTTCGAGCTACAAGTGTGTTTTAGGGAGAAGACACAATCCACACTCATATATTGGGGCCTCCCAAATATATCATAATCTTCAAAATTGTTACACATCTATTCAGAAAGACATTAAATATACTATAACACGTGTGCTTGCTGTTATTACTTATTACATTACACTTGGAAATTGGCTCATCACTATTCTTTCAGTGATCTATTGCATTAAGATAGACCCACATACTTTAGTGCTTCATGCCTAAGCGCCATCTTCTCTCCCATTCCATCAGCTATTTCGATTTCAACCAAATCGCTTTCTGAATAAGTGGTGTCTCTTTGATGGGTCTTTTGGCTTGCTCTTAACAGGTGCTTTGCCTTTGCCAGTACtgcaagcaaaagaaaaagcaaatcaTGATCACAAATCTGTTTAGTTTGATATCTAGTTATAAGAAGATCAATGATCTATGAACTCCCAAGAGGCAATGTAACAGCTTGACATAGATCATTATAAGTACAAACCTGTACTCCATGTAAACCATCCCCTTTGCACCTGACATTGCACTCATTGATCCTTGAGAACGACGGGCATGGCGGAGAGCTATTTCATCTGTATCTTCTTCTAGCTGTTCTAGCCCCACTGCATCATCACCAGCACTCAATACCTAATACACATACACGGCACACCAGTTATTTTCATTTTCCAACCAACAATTAAATCTGAAGTCAAGATATGATGAAGATGGAAACCTTTGAAAGAAGTGCAAGTTGATCATCAAGATGATGATAGCTCAATCGCGGCCCTTCATCAGGTGGAGGCAAGCTTGTAATTACCTGTCAAATACCAGCA is part of the Arachis duranensis cultivar V14167 chromosome 1, aradu.V14167.gnm2.J7QH, whole genome shotgun sequence genome and encodes:
- the LOC107464999 gene encoding AP-5 complex subunit mu isoform X2, with amino-acid sequence MAGGCSIRAIWILNNLDAVVFSRRFPVVEKRWRAALNFESDELFTSIPNDSELADAFMDRKQREGSARGFGVRRTHQSSPGSDSWIDDPITRHIVSLYITKEEQKNLLWPLILHIRGLFTILVLPFVEPKHLKAYASLCKRPDCGSALGLDHGLSSLLIQLPSITGAFMIAHAIGDIITGDVVEPEVIVSSAPSVGGLFDSLTGSIGISSRPKPVAPSVASSAPLGAAVPGLATADSQKFGSRPLDKDALRTFISSSMPFGTPLDLNYSNIFNIKANGFSASDLPPADQKQPAWKPYLYKGKQRVLFTIHETVHAALYDRDEIPDIISISGQLNCRADLEGLPDVSLPLSGVNTANLEVSSYHPCAQVSDQGLDKQGVMFSPPLGNFVLMRYQATCALGPPVSGFYQLSMVSEDKGAFLFKLRLMEGYKAPLTMEFCSVIMPFPRRRIVSLDGTPSVGTVSTSDHSVEWKIVPSGRGLSGKSIEVTFPGTVKFAPWQNQRVPSSRSIGATADEDSDNEAENASNMVNEEHLMEKMNKDLPPVDLEEPFCWQAYNYAKVCFKIVGASLSRIAIDPKSVSIYPAVKAPVEFATQVTSGDYILWNTLGKCPHVATVKT
- the LOC107464999 gene encoding AP-5 complex subunit mu isoform X1 is translated as MQHKSYLDSQQPRRRRFLQVLLSLNLSADILNFEFTIPFSFRRFPVVEKRWRAALNFESDELFTSIPNDSELADAFMDRKQREGSARGFGVRRTHQSSPGSDSWIDDPITRHIVSLYITKEEQKNLLWPLILHIRGLFTILVLPFVEPKHLKAYASLCKRPDCGSALGLDHGLSSLLIQLPSITGAFMIAHAIGDIITGDVVEPEVIVSSAPSVGGLFDSLTGSIGISSRPKPVAPSVASSAPLGAAVPGLATADSQKFGSRPLDKDALRTFISSSMPFGTPLDLNYSNIFNIKANGFSASDLPPADQKQPAWKPYLYKGKQRVLFTIHETVHAALYDRDEIPDIISISGQLNCRADLEGLPDVSLPLSGVNTANLEVSSYHPCAQVSDQGLDKQGVMFSPPLGNFVLMRYQATCALGPPVSGFYQLSMVSEDKGAFLFKLRLMEGYKAPLTMEFCSVIMPFPRRRIVSLDGTPSVGTVSTSDHSVEWKIVPSGRGLSGKSIEVTFPGTVKFAPWQNQRVPSSRSIGATADEDSDNEAENASNMVNEEHLMEKMNKDLPPVDLEEPFCWQAYNYAKVCFKIVGASLSRIAIDPKSVSIYPAVKAPVEFATQVTSGDYILWNTLGKCPHVATVKT